One genomic segment of Hordeum vulgare subsp. vulgare chromosome 2H, MorexV3_pseudomolecules_assembly, whole genome shotgun sequence includes these proteins:
- the LOC123430123 gene encoding dirigent protein 1-like, translated as MAPHAAVLLSLLLLTTCAADTHLHFFLHDVVSGSNPTAVQIIKGPASSSNAFPGMAFGDTTVIDDALTETSSPTSAPVGRAQGFYMMSSQSGMVLMMCVNFLLTTGDYNGSTLAVIGRDDIMTTTRELSVVGGTGKFRMATGYVLWKTNSSKGADATIELDVYTTALNGTTTIDANAPVSPIDGGGGGTAGGATGKSSSGAAALRGAVPYGWANAWVAAVLVALAGCVW; from the coding sequence ATGGCTCCTCACGCCGctgtcctcctctccctcctcctgctcACCACCTGCGCGGCGGACACGCATCTCCACTTCTTCCTCCACGACGTGGTCTCCGGGAGCAACCCGACGGCGGTGCAGATCATCAAGGGCCCGGCCTCGTCGTCCAACGCCTTCCCGGGCATGGCCTTCGGCGACACGACCGTCATCGACGACGCGCTGACGGAGACCTCGTCGCCGACGTCGGCGCCCGTGGGGCGCGCGCAGGGGTTCTACATGATGTCGTCGCAGTCGGGCATGGTGCTGATGATGTGCGTGAACTTTCTGCTCACCACGGGGGACTACAACGGCAGCACGCTCGCCGTCATCGGCCGCGACGACATCATGACCACCACGCGGGAGCTCTCCGTGGTGGGCGGCACGGGGAAGTTCCGGATGGCGACGGGGTACGTGCTGTGGAAGACCAACAGTTCGAAAGGCGCCGACGCCACCATCGAGCTCGACGTCTACACCACCGCCCTCAACGGCACCACCACCATCGACGCCAACGCGCCAGTCTCCCCCatcgacgggggcggcggcggtacGGCCGGCGGGGCCACCGGGAAGTCGTCATCGGGCgcggcggcgctgaggggagCAGTACCTTACGGGTGGGCCAACGCGTGGGTAGCCGCCGTCCTTGTAGCTCTGGCTGGTTGCGTTTGGTGA